The Streptomyces sp. NBC_00569 genomic sequence GTCACCCGCCTTCGCCTTCACCTCCGCCTCGACGTCGTTCCTGGCGAGGCCCTGGGCCTTGGCGTACTCGGTGACGGCCTCCTGGACATCGCGGGCCAGGTCGCGCCACGCCCGCCAGGCCGTCTCGTACGTCTGGGTCTGGGACTCGCTCCGAGGCTCGAGCCCGGGCGGTCCGTAGCCGTCCCGCAGTCGCAGGACCTCGTGATGTGCCGCGTTCGCGGCCTGCTGTCTCTCTACGAGTTCGTCGAAGGTGTGTGCCACGCAGCGGATCCTAGGTCGCCATGGAGGCGATCCCGGTCAGCGCTCGCGCGGGTGACACGAATGCCGGAGGGGTGTGAGCGAAACGGGTCAGGGGCGGCGCCGTCCGGCGCCGCCCCTGACCCATCCGGCGAGGGCCCTCAGGACTGGGGGCGCTTGCCGTGGTTCGCGGCGTGCTTGCGGCGGGCCTTCTTCTTGCGGCGTCGCTTCGAGGACATTGCTACCTCCCAGGTGTCGCTGTTCTTCGGTCCTGCCTGGATGAGCGGACCCACCCAGACGATCATCCGGCCGCCTACCCAAGGGCGCGACCGTTAATGACGTGGCCCATGCCACCACTCCCGCCCCCGATCGGCCGGGCGGCGCGCCGCTGCGGCGATCCGGGCTGCGGGCGGCCCTCTTCCCCACCCGCGTACCCTAAGGTGTACACGAATTTGCCTAAAGATATTAGGCAACTGCATAATCGCTATCGTTGATTGGGGTGAACGCAATGGTGCGAGTGGGGCTGACCAGGGAACGCCTGATCCGGGCGGGCGCCGAGCTGGCCGACGAGGTCGGGTTCGACAAGGTGACCGTCTCGGCGCTCGCGAGACAGTTCGACGTCAAGGTCGCGAGCCTGTACTCGCACCTGAGGAACTCCCAGGAACTCAAGACCGGGATCGCGCTGCTCGCCCTGGAGGAACTCGCCGACCGGGGAGCGGCGGCGCTCGCCGGGCGTGCGGGCAAGGACGCCCTCGCCGCCTTCGCGAACGTCTACCGCGACTACGCCAGGGAACACCCCGGTCGCTACGCGGCGGCCCAGCTGCGGCTCGACCCGCAGACGGCGGCCGCCAGCGCCGGCGTCCGGCATGCGCAGATGACGCGCGCGATCCTGCGGGGATACGACCTCACCGAACCGGACCAGACCCACGCGGTCCGGCTCCTGGGCAGCGTCTTCCACGGCTACGTGAGCCTGGAGATGCAGGGAGGGTTCAGCCACAGCGCACCCGACTCGCAGGAGAGCTGGTCGCGGATCCTCGACTCCCTCGACGCCACGCTGCGGAACTGGCCCACACCCTGACCGCGGCCCCGCGCCGACCGCGGACGCGTCGGCGACGGCGGAACGATTCCAGCCACTCAGGCATATTGATCAACAGGTTGAGGCAATGCACATGAACGACAACTGGACCACCACTCCCGTCACCGAGGACCTCGTGCGTGGCGCGTACGAGGTGGAGCGCACCGAGCGCGGCGTGCTCCCGCACCGGCTGCCCGCACGGGCCCGAGCACAGTGCCCCGACGCACAACTGGCCATGGCGGAGGCCCAGCCCTCCGGCGTACGGCTGGTGTTCCGTACCCGGGCCACCGTCATCGAGGTGGACGCGCTCCGCACCAAGATGGCCTTCAAGGGCGCTCCGTCCCGTCCCGACGGCGTGTACGACCTGCTGGTCGACGGCCGTCTGGCCGCGCAGGCCGGTGTCACCGGCGGCAACGTGCAGATGGTGGACATGACCACCGGCACCAGGGAGACCCGGCCCGGCCCCGTCGGTACCGTGCGGTTCACCGGGTTGCCGGACCGCATCAAGGACATCGAGATCTGGCTGCCGTACAACGAGATCACCGAGCTGGTCGTCCTGCGTACTGACGCCCCGGTCGAGTCCGCGCCGGACAGCGGGCGCAAGGTGTGGCTGCATCACGGCAGTTCGATCAGCCACGGTTCGGACGCCGCGAGCCCCAGCACGACCTGGCCGGCACTGGCCGCCTCCCTCGCCGGCGTGGAGCTGATGAACCTCGGTCTGGGCGGCAGTGCCCTGCTCGACCCGTTC encodes the following:
- a CDS encoding 50S ribosomal protein bL37, with product MIVWVGPLIQAGPKNSDTWEVAMSSKRRRKKKARRKHAANHGKRPQS
- a CDS encoding GDSL-type esterase/lipase family protein: MHMNDNWTTTPVTEDLVRGAYEVERTERGVLPHRLPARARAQCPDAQLAMAEAQPSGVRLVFRTRATVIEVDALRTKMAFKGAPSRPDGVYDLLVDGRLAAQAGVTGGNVQMVDMTTGTRETRPGPVGTVRFTGLPDRIKDIEIWLPYNEITELVVLRTDAPVESAPDSGRKVWLHHGSSISHGSDAASPSTTWPALAASLAGVELMNLGLGGSALLDPFTARALRDALADLISVKIGINIVNADLMRLRAFTPAVHGFLDTIREGHPTAPLLVVSPIYCAIHEDTPGPSAPDFSNLSAGRLQFTAVGDPEERAAGKLTLNVIRDELARVVKQRAAEDPHLYYLDGRDLYGEADFAELPLPDQLHPDAATHRRMGDRFNTLAFGEDGPLALPAGDRP
- a CDS encoding TetR/AcrR family transcriptional regulator — encoded protein: MVRVGLTRERLIRAGAELADEVGFDKVTVSALARQFDVKVASLYSHLRNSQELKTGIALLALEELADRGAAALAGRAGKDALAAFANVYRDYAREHPGRYAAAQLRLDPQTAAASAGVRHAQMTRAILRGYDLTEPDQTHAVRLLGSVFHGYVSLEMQGGFSHSAPDSQESWSRILDSLDATLRNWPTP